A stretch of Leishmania braziliensis MHOM/BR/75/M2904 complete genome, chromosome 11 DNA encodes these proteins:
- a CDS encoding putative 60S ribosomal protein L28: MSNDPFNNNGSWTKRQSGFLNGKAAVVKPAKAGMICVTVKDGSNNNKPRLAYKKVVQAAGVKASDVSRAVAAVRPDLASVAFRRARRMARIASRTTKVAAARKARSEKIRFSRKCVRAKRN; the protein is encoded by the coding sequence ATGAGCAACGACCCGTTTAACAACAACGGCAGCTGGACGAAGCGCCAGTCTGGCTTCCTGAACGGGAAGGCCGCTGTTGTGAAGCCGGCGAAGGCTGGCATGATCTGCGTGACGGTGAAGGatggcagcaacaacaacaagccGAGGCTGGCGTACAAGAAGGTTGTGCAGGCTGCTGGCGTGAAGGCGTCTGACGTGAGCCGCGCCgtggctgctgtgcggcCGGACCTCGCGAGTGTGGCGTtccgccgcgcgcgccgGATGGCCCGCATTGCGAGTCGCACGACGAaggttgctgctgcgcgcaagGCCCGCTCCGAGAAGATCAGGTTCTCGCGcaagtgcgtgcgtgcgaagCGCAACTAG
- a CDS encoding putative 60S ribosomal protein L28 → MSHSADLQWILVRQSSRFLQKRGGIRMSNDPFNNNGSWTKRQSGFLNGKAAVVKPAKAGMICVTVKDGSNNNKPRLAYKKVVQAAGVKASDVSRAVAAVRPDLASVAFRRARRMARIASRTTKVAAARKARSEKIRFSRKCVRAKRN, encoded by the coding sequence ATGTCGCACTCTGCCGATCTCCAGTGGATCCTGGTCCGCCAGAGCAGCCGCTTCCTGCAGAAGCGCGGCGGCATCCGCATGAGCAACGACCCGTTTAACAACAACGGCAGCTGGACGAAGCGCCAGTCTGGCTTCCTGAACGGGAAGGCCGCTGTTGTGAAGCCGGCGAAGGCTGGCATGATCTGCGTGACGGTGAAGGatggcagcaacaacaacaagccGAGGCTGGCGTACAAGAAGGTTGTGCAGGCTGCTGGCGTGAAGGCGTCTGACGTGAGCCGCGCCgtggctgctgtgcggcCGGACCTCGCGAGTGTGGCGTtccgccgcgcgcgccgGATGGCCCGCATTGCGAGTCGCACGACGAaggttgctgctgcgcgcaagGCCCGCTCCGAGAAGATCAGGTTCTCGCGcaagtgcgtgcgtgcgaagCGCAACTAG